The Christiangramia salexigens genome includes the window CATATTATTAATGAGGATCAGGTTACAAGGAATCAAAAGGATTATATCCGGAATTTTTTCCTGAGTAAAGTTAGTCCTGCTTTGGTAACTATCATTCTTAATGATCTTAAAGAAATGCCTTCGCTAAAGGATTCGGCAGCTTACCTGGCAGTTAAAATGGTGATGACCGAGGAAAAAAAGAATGATGAGCTCTCTCAATTAATAGATAAACCGGTTAAGGAAAAGAAATATGTATTGATCGAAATTCCTCGGAATATCGAAAGGTTCGTTGTGTTGCCGGAGGAAGATGGACATCAGTATATAATTTTACTGGATGATCTTATTAGGTATAACCTGCATACGATCTTCAATATTTTTCAATATGAAAGCGTTACGGCGCATATGATCAAGATCACGAGGGATGCCGAGCTTGACCTGGATAGTGACCTCAGTAAAAGTTTTATAGATAAGATCTCTGATAGTGTGAAGGATCGTATTAAAGGTGATCCTGTGAGATTTGTATATGATAAAAACATCGAAGAGGATACCCTCGCGTATCTGATGAATAAAATGGGGATAGACTCCTCAGATAGTATAATCCCTGGCGGGCGTTATCACAATCGAAGGGATTATATGGACTTTCCAAGCCTTGGTAGAAACGACCTGCAATATGAAGTAAGAGAACCATTGCCAATTCCGGGGCTTATCCTGCAAACAAGCTTACTTGCCGGAATAGCAGAAAAGGATTATCTGCTATATACGCCTTATCAAAGTTTCGCCTATGTGGTTAAATTTTTAAGGGAAGCCGCCTTGGATCCGAAGGTTAGGACGATCAAGATCACCATCTACAGATTGGCAAAAATATCGCATATCGCTAGTTCATTAATCAATGCGGTTAAAAATGGTAAAAAGGTAATTGTACAAATTGAGCTAAGGGCTCGGTTTGATGAAGTTGCAAATATCAGATATGCCGAGCAGATGCAGGAAGAAGGTGTAAAACTCATCTTTGGTGTACCGGGATTAAAAGTGCATTGTAAAACCTGTGTGATCGAAAGGGAAGAGGATGGTAAATTAAAAAAATACGGGTTTATAAGCACCGGTAATTTTAATGAAAATACTTCCAGAGTTTATACAGATTATACATTATTTACTGCAGACAACTCTATTCTTAAAGAAGTAAATAAGGTTTTTGACTTTTTTGAGATCAATTATAAGGTAAACAAATACAAACATCTTATAGTATCTCCGCACTATACGAGAAGTGCGATCTATAAGCTCATACAGAATGAGATAGATAATGCAAGAAGTGGTAAACCTTCAGGAATAAGACTTAAGATAAATAGTCTTTCAGATAACGGAGTCATAGATAAACTTTATATGGCAAGTAAGGCCGGCGTTAAAGTGAAATTGATCGTTAGAGGGATTTGTTGCCTGATACCTGGAATTGAAGGGCTAAGTGAAAATATAGAAGCTATTAGTATAGTGGATAAATTTCTAGAACATCCCCGGGTTTTTATCTTTGATAATGGGGGAGATCCTAAAGTCTATATTTCTTCTGCAGACTTTATGACCCGAAATCTTGACCAAAGAGTTGAGATCTCATGTCCAATTTACGATGAAGATATTAAACAGGAATTAATAGAAACTTTTGATATTAGTTGGGCGGATAGTGTAAAAGCGAGAAATCACAGCAGGGGAATGGCAAATCCTTATAGGAGAACTGATGGACCACAAGTAAGGTCCCAGTTTGCATTATATGATTACTATTTAAAGAAAACAGATATTCAGGAATAATGATTAAACAAAAAACATACGCAGCAATAGATATTGGTTCTAACGCGATCCGATTATTGGTCTCTACAATTACCGAAAAAGAAGGAAAGGAAACCAATTTCAGAAAGACGTCACTGGTTCGTGTCCCAATTAGATTGGGAGCCGATGTGTTTTTAAAGCAAAAAGTATCCGAAAAAAATACAGCCCGGATGATAGATGCCATGCAGGCCTTTAATCTATTGATGAAATCGCATGGTGTTGAAAAATATAAAGCTTGCGCAACCTCGGCAATGCGCGAAGCGAAAAATGGTGACGAGATCGCTCAGATCATTAAGGAGAAAACCGATATAGATATTGAGATCATAGATGGTAGTCACGAAGCTGCGATCATTGCTGCCACAGATCTTCATGCCATGATCCAAAATGACTGTAATTATCTGTATGTTGACGTGGGTGGTGGTAGTACTGAATATACCTTATATAGTAATGGAAAGACCATAGCCTCCAGATCATTTAAAGTTGGTACCGTTAGAATGATGGAAGACCTGGTAGAACACCATACCTGGGAAGAAATGAAAAAGTGGGTTTCAGAAACCACAAAGGATTATCCTGAGATCGACCTTATTGGTTCTGGTGGAAACATCAATAATATCTTTAAAACCAGTGGAAAAAAAGAAGGAAAGCCTCTGAGTCTAAAATATCTTAAGGATTACGATGAGAAACTGAATTCTTATACCTATGAAGAAAGGATCACCGAATTAGATCTTAAGAATGACCGGGCAGATGTGATCATTCCTGCCTCTAAGATCTATGTGAATTCCATGAAATGGGCGCGGGCACAAAGAATCTATGTTCCCAAGATCGGTCTTGCAGATGGTATTATTAAATCACTTTATCACAAGTCCAAAAGAAAAAATTAGCCGTGGATACTTTCATTTTTGCTTAAGTCTTTCATGACCTCTGCTTCAAATTCAAGAAGTTCCTGCCATTTTTTATCTACAACTTCACGTTCCCCATATTTTCTGGCGAACTTAAGGAACATTGTATAATGGTTCGCTTCGCTGATCATTAGATTCTTGTAGAATTCTGTAAGCTCTTTATCCTCGAGCTCTTCAGAAAGTAAACGGAATCTTTCACAGCTGCGTGCCTCAATAAGGCCGGCTATAAGAAGGCGGTGAACAAGTTGTGTGGCACGGCTTCCTCCCTTAGGAAAAAAATTGCGAAGTTGAATAACGTACTCATCCTTTCGGTCCCACCCCATAGTATAGCCTCTTTCAAGGATCTTGTCATGTACCATCTTGAAGTGCCCCATTTCCTCTCGCGCCAGCGCAGTCATGGCTGTGACCAGTTCTGAATATTCCGGGTAGGTTACAATTAATGAAATTGCGGTAGACGCCGCCTTTTGTTCACAATAGGCGTGATCTATTAAGATCTCCTCAATATTCTTAGCTGCAATATCTGCCCATCTTGGGTCTGTAGGTAATTTTAAGCCTAACATATTATACGTCTAAATCAAAAGTTGCTCTTAGTTTATCTATGAGTGGATTGAATTCTTTCAATTTCTCATATTTCTCCTGAGGTGTAAAGGCATATTTCTTAGAAGTAGCCTCATCCACGCTAATCTTTAAAACGATATGCGTGTTAAGTAATTTTTTCTTCAGAAAACTCATCAGTCTGTTCTCTTCCCTTTCGAGGTCGAGTTTCATGGTTTCATTTGGAAAAGTAAGTTGAATTTCAGTTCCATTAAGAACAGGTGTTTGAGACTCCAGTATTGAAGCCAAGATCTTTTCACCTTTCTTTTTCAGCCTTTCTGTATAATTTCGCCATTCCCTAACCAGGTCTTCCTCAGTGAACTCACCGTCCATAACCTCTTCTACAGGTTGCATGGCTTTTTGCTTCTCTTCGAGTTCCTTTTTCTTTCCAATACTCTTCAAGGAAAGTCCTGAAACTTTATTGCGTTTAATTTCAGGAAATGAGCTTTTGGAAGGATTAGCTGTAGATTCTTTCTTACTCTCTGATGTCAGCTCCGTTTGTGTTTCTTCTTTTTCCTCAACTTTTTGAATCTCGGAATCAGTAGATTGATCTTCCGCTATGTTTTCTGAAGCCTTATAGGCTTCATCAAAATCGTTCGCAACATTTTCCTCAACTCGGGTGAGTTCTTCCGGTTGCTCTGGTAATGTATGGGATTGGGAAGGAGAAGAGCCGTTGTGTTCATTCTCTCTTACCAACTGCTTTTTAGCAGCCGGCATGCTCACTGAAGATTGTTCAAATTCTTCAGCAGGGACTAATTTAGGACCGGACTTTTTTTTTTCAGAATCAAAAGTGATCGATGCCAGTTGCATCAGGCAAAGCTCTACCAATAACCGCTGGTTATGACTTGACTTATATTTTAGGTCACAGGAGTTAGCTAATTCAATAGCCTCTAATAAAAATTCCAGACTTGTTTTCTGAGACTGCTCAAAATATTTCGCTTTGGTCTGGTCTCCAACTTCCAGGAGGTTAATAGTCCTTTGGTCTTTACAAACCATTAGATCCCTAAAGTGGGAGGCAAGTCCGGCGATAAAATGATGTCCATCAAATCCGCTGGAAAGTATATCGTTGTATTTTACCAGAAGGTTTGGAATATTGTTTTCCAGGATCAGATCTGTTACCTGCATATAGGTATCACAATCTAAAACATTCAGATTCTCTGTAACTGCTTTTCTTGTAAGATCATTTCCGCTAAAACTAACTACCCTGTCATATATGGAAAGAGCATCACGCATTGCGCCATCCGCTTTTTGTGCAATGATATGCAAGGCATCATCTTCAGCATTTACACCTTCCTGTTCGGCTATATAACTTAAATAATTTTTCGCATCGGTTACCGTGATTCGTTTAAAATCGAATATTTGACAACGCGAGAGTATAGTTGGAATTATCTTGTGCTTTTCTGTAGTTGCAAGAATAAATATGGCATGTCTTGGCGGCTCCTCTAATGTTTTAAGGAATGCGTTAAAAGCGGCCTGAGATAACATATGCACCTCATCGATAATATATACCTTATAATTTCCTACCTGCGGTGGAATACGAACCTGGTCTATCAGATTTCGAATATCATCCACAGAGTTATTAGAAGCAGCATCAAGTTCAAAGATGTTGAATGCAAAATCCTCATCGGGACTTTGGGTCCCGTCATGATTGATCATTTTAGAAAGTATACGCGCACAAGTGGTTTTACCAACCCCACGCGGGCCGGTAAATAACAATGCCTGAGCCAGGTGATTGTTTTTAATGGCATTGGCCAGGGTATTGGTTATAGCTTGCTGACCTACAACATCCTTAAAGGTTTGAGGTCGGTATTTTCTTGCTGATACTACAAAATGCTCCATTAAAAAGAATTGAACTACAAATATAAAAATCACAGGCCTAAACTCCAGTGCAGGGAAGCTTATTTATGAACAAATAGGTGAAGAAATCAACAGAATTTGCCTTACATTTGCCCGGAGCAGGCCGCCTTATCGTTCCGACATCTATCGGAGAGGAAAGTCCGGACACCAAAGGGCAGTGTAGTGGGTAACGCCCACCGGTCGTGAGATCAGGACCAGTGCAACAGAAAGGATGTACAGGTAATGCTGTAGTGAAATCAGGTAAACTCTATGCGGTGCAATGCCATGTATACCGGTATTTAAGGATCGCCCGTCCGTTGCCGGAGGGTAGGCAGCTAAAAATCATTGGCAACTTTGATTTCAGATAAATGATAAGGATCCCGGTCAATTATCGGGAGACAGAATCCGGCTTATAGGCCTGCTTTTTTTTCAATTTTATAAACCCGCACATAATCTATATAAAATTTCTGCGGAAATATTGAGGGATCAACTTTCCCGGCCCAATTTCCTCCCAAAGCAAGATTAATTATAAGATAGAAAGGCTTTCTGAAGGGGTTATCTTTTTTACCGGCTTCATCAAGATCAACGCTATGATATACTTCATTGTCTATAAGCCAATCGATCTTTTCGGGACTCCAGTCAATTGAATAGACGTGATAATTTTCTGAAACATCCTTGATCCTGCTAACTCCACTTATAGATTCGTATCCTAAATGATTATCACAGGGAAAATGCAGAGTCCCATGGATTTCGTAAGGTGATTTGCCAATATGTTCCATGATGTCTATTTCTCCTGTTTCAGGCCAGCCAATTTCATCAAAATCTGCTCCAAGCATCCAAAGGGCAGGCCATACACCTTTACCTTTAGGGAGTTTAGCGCGAATCTCTACGCGGCCATATTGGAATTCGAACCTATTTTTGGTGTTGATACTCCCTGAAGTATAATCTGCAAACTCAGTGTTTAGACGATAATTTCTGGATCTGCTATCAAATGCCTTATTTCTGTAATTCTCCTTCCTGGCAGTGATTTCAAGATTCCCATTATGCACTCTTAGGTTAGATTTTTTTTTGGTGTAGATCTGCTTTTCAAGATTTCTTATAAAACCGGTTTCATAATTCCAGTTTTCAGGATCTGGTCTTGAACCTTTATTAAATTCCTCAGCCCATATCAACTTTATATTTTGGGACGAGTAAGTAGGAATGGAGAGAATAATTAAAATTGCAAGTATAGCTTTCATGGATCCTAAATATAAACATTCAGGATTTAGATTACGCCTTTTGCCCATATTTTAGCGTCTCTCAGGTTTTCGAAAAGTTCAAGAGGGACAGGAGAAAAGTATTCTTCAAAACTAGCAGACTTCAAGGAAGAAATTTTTCTGCTCACTACGGCAATGCCTTTTAAATTAGGCACTTTGCCTAGTTCCTTATAGACCATAGGGTTTACTGTGTAAGATAGTTTTCTGTTGGCTATATATACAAAATTCCTATGGCTGTAAAATCGCTTGTAGATCTCCACAAATTCATCAATATGATCTTCCTGAAGTAGTACACCATCTTTTATAGTGGATATTACCAAATTCGGGTACAAGCTTAATTTGGCAAAAGTAAGCTCTATTTCGTAGGGGAAATTGGATTCTTGCATTCTTTGCTATTCGAAAAAACTGAATACAGAACTTCCGTATTTGCGTCCTTCAACGAAATGATCCAGGTCAGATAGGTCTGTGTGTTTTGAGTGTTCTATGATAAGTTGTCCATCTTCCTTTAAAAGACCTTTTTCAAATACCAATTCGGTGATTTTTGTGAAATCAGATTTCTCCAGGTTATAAGGAGGATCTGCAAATATTATATCAGCTGTTATTGGTGCCTTTTCCAGATATTTAAAAACATCACTTTTAATTGTGGTGATGGGGAGGTCCAATTCGGCTGAAGTTTTCTTGATAAACTTTAAACAATCGTAATGTGAATCTACTGCAGTAATAGTCTGGGTACCTCTTGATGCAAATTCAAATGAGATATTTCCGGTTCCTGCAAAAAGGTCCAGTACACTAATGCCAGAGAGATGAAACGAATTATTAAGAATATTAAAAAGCGCTTCCTTGGCTACATCGGTAGTCGGGCGAACCGGTAATTTAGACGGTGCCGTAAGTCTTCTTCCTTTGTGTTTTCCGGATATTATCCTCATTAAAATGATTTTAATAATAAATATTCTGAATGTTCATTTTCAGGGAAATTAGAAGTATCAAATTTGAAGGAATGAAAAGGTCCTAAAAATGATACATTCTTAATATAATCCCAGGTAAGTTTATACTCATCGGACTCTTTGGATATATCGCCCAATAAAATCAGCTCTAATTCATTAGGATCCAGTTCCAGTTGCTCTGCAGTGAATAATAAATAGTAAAGAAAATCTTCTTTAGTGTCATAATCAAAACTATTTGCCAGTAGCAATTTGGAATTTTCAATTATTACCAGCTCAAATGAACCATCCAGACTATGCAGATAGACCAGTGGTTTTTCCTGTTTTGGAGAATGCTTCATTAAGGTTTCAACCAGAACACTAAGACTGTGGCGATATTCAAATTCACCATATTTATCAAAGAAATAATTGGTGATGTTTGCATAAGGAACATAGACATTTACCATCTCCTGATCCAACTTGTCAAAAGCTATAAAGTCGGTCTTAAGGATCTTGGCATTGAATTTTAAATAGTCTGATGCTTTTTCCTCATCAAATAATTCTAAAGGAACAAGACTAAAAAGTGAATTACGAAATAGCAGAGTCACTTCATGTATATCCTGACTAAGAGCTTCCTCTTTCTCGTATTCTTCCTCAATCTTTGCCAGAACCTTAATTGGGTTAAGTGGATTTTTAAAGTCTACTTTTTTAAAAAAAGAGATGCGATCCTCATTTTGATCCAGGATACAAAAAGAAAGTCCATTCAAGCTAACCTGAATGGACAATTTCATATTTGAGTTTTTTATCTTATTGGTCACCATAAACTTTTGGCCAGTTACCGCTGGTATTGACCTCGCTCATAGAACCTACGCTAATAAATCTACCGTTAACATCATCTACAGATTGAATTTCATTTTCCTGTAGAATTAAGGTTCTATCCTGATCGAAAAGTATCTTGCTTTTAGCAACTTTAGCTTCGAAAACAGGAATATCAGATTTTCCTTTCTTGATAGTACCAGCCTGAAGATCGAAATCTGAGTCTACTCCTTCAATAGGGATCTTTCTCATATTGCGATATCTGTTTTCATTTCCTTTAAAAAGCGAATCTTTAATTGAAACGAAACCTAATGTGTCTACCACTACGCTTTCAATGTACTGGTCTACACCATATGTTTTCTTATATTCTTCATCAAGATAAGTAGTATCACGACGTTGAGTAATAGCAAATTCAGCTGTATCCAGAAACTTTACAAGACTGTCAAAATTTCCTTGAAATCTTCCGATAACTTCTTTATGAGCTAGTTCGGCCTTTCTAATGTCCTTAAGGTTTTCAATAACTTTAGCGTATCTCTTCTCTTTTACTTTATTAAACTGAATTGGTTCGTAAACCGCGTTGAAAGTAAGATAAGCCAGGAAGATGATCACCAACCAAAGAAGTATCTGAATTACAAATCTCATGCTTTTAAAATTTATGTTTTAAGTTGAAGGTTATAGGTTTTACGACAAATCTACAACTTTTTTTTATTCGCAAAAGTTTCTGTCATAAAAATCCATTCTTATCTTTGAGATTTTACGCACTTTTTATGGAAAAAATCACCCCGGAATCTTTCTTGAAACTTTTATTGGATGACCTTGGATTTAGCGCCACCCACAAACAGGATGTCGCCTTACAGATGTTATCTGAATTTGTTGTAAAAGGTGGGAATGACCGCCTTTTTCTATTGAAAGGATTCGCTGGAACCGGAAAAACCACGATCATAAGTACTTTGGTCAAGAACCTTTGGAAGATCAGAAAATCTGGTGTTTTATTGGCACCTACTGGAAGGGCTGCGAAGGTGATCTCTAAATATTCCAAGAAGGAAGCATTTACAATACATAAGAAAATATATTATCCCAAGAAATCTGGTGGAGGAGGAGTGCAATTTGTCCTACAACCCAATAAGCACAAGAACAGTATCTTTATTGTGGACGAAGCTTCTATGATCTCTGATGATGGTGGAAATTCAAAATTATTCGAAAATGGAAGCCTGCTGGATGATCTAATTGAATATGTCTATGCCGGGCAAAATTGCCATTTAGTCCTTATTGGGGATACGGCACAGCTACCTCCGGTTAAAATGGAAATGAGTCCCGCACTGGAGGAAGAAAAACTTGGTCTTAATTATAATAAGGAAGTTTCCTTTATAGAGCTGGACGAAGTGGTTCGTCAAAGCAAAGAAAGTGACATTCTTCATAATGCTACTTTGATAAGAGAAAGCCTTCAGCAAGGTTTTTATGAGGACTTTAAATTTGAACTTTCGGAAAATGCCGATGTCGTTCGATTAGTAGATGGTCATGAGATCATGGATGCAATTCAGGATTCGTATACCTCTCTTGGGCATGAGGATACAAGTATTATAGTGCGCTCGAATAAACGTGCAAATATGTATAATCAACAGATCAGATCGCGAATTCTGTTTCAGGAAGAAGAGATCTCTGCGGGAGATTATCTAATGGTTGTAAAGAATAACTATTTCTGGCTGAAGCCGAGTTCTGAAGCTGGCTTCATTGCCAATGGTGATATTGTAAAAGTACTCGAGATCTTTGGGTTTAAAGAATTGTATGGTTTTAGGTTTGCTGAAGTGCAGGTGCAAATGGTAGATTATCCTAAAATGAAACCTTTTGAAACGGTTATCATGCTGGATACGCTTACCAGCAATGCGCCATCATTAACCTATGACGAGTCGAACAAGCTTTATGAGGAAGTTAAAAAGGATTATACAGGAGAAAGATCCAAATACAAGCAGTTTCTTAAGGTAAAGAACAATAAGTATTTCAACGCACTTCAAATAAAATTCTCTTATGCCATTACCTGTCACAAATCGCAAGGTGGGCAGTGGAGTACCGTATTCATTGAACAGCCTTATTTACCCAATGGAGTAGGTAAAGAATATCTTAGATGGTTATATACTGCAATAACCAGGGCAGAAGACAAATTATATCTTATAGGGTTTAGCGATGATTTTTTCGCGACCAACTAATGTTTACTTTTACGAAAAATTTGCGATGATAAAAACCGGTAAGAACAAAATTATAGCAATGATCCCGGCTCGCTATGAGGCCTCGAGATTTCCAGGAAAACTCCTTAAAGATCTTAATGGGAAATCTGTAATACGAAGAACCTATGAAGCGGCGGTTAATACCGGGTTATTCGACAAGGTTTATGTAGTTACCGATAGTGATAAGATCTATGATGAGATCGTAAATCATGGAGGAGAGGTAATAAAAAGCACTAAAGAGCATGAGTGTGGTAGCGACAGGATAGCCGAAGCCGTGGAAAATATGGATGTAGACATCGTAGTGAATGTTCAAGGAGATGAACCCTTTATCGATGGGAACAGCCTGGCAAAACTTCTTGACGTATTTCAACAACCGGGAGCAGATGAAATAGATCTAGCGTCATTAAAAACTCAATTAAAGGACAAAGAGGATATTAATAATCCTAATAATGTAAAGGTGATAACCGGACAGGATGGTTCTGCGCTTTATTTTTCAAGATCACCAATTCCATATCTACGAGATACCAGTGCCAGTATCACCTATTATAAACATATAGGGATATACGCTTTTAGGAAATCGGCACTTATGGATTTCTACCGTTTACCAATGCTTCCTCTTGAAGAAGCCGAAAAGATTGAATGTATAAGGTATCTCGAATACGGTAAGAAGATCAAAATGGTTGAAACCAGCGTAAAAAATATTGGGATAGATACACCCGAAGATCTCGAAAAGGCCCGTAAAATAATGAGTTAAGAACTCACAGCCTTTTTATACGTGCTTAGTGCTCTTTCACGAGCTTCTTTATGATCTACCATTTTTTCCGGGTAATCGCTTGTGCCATAATCTTTAACCCATTTCCTGATATACTCCTCATCCTTATCAAATTTTTTAATCTGTGTGGTTGGATTGAATATTCTGAAATATGGTGCTGCATCTACGCCGCTACCGGCAACCCATTGCCAGTTACCAACATTGGAAGACATTTCGTAATCCAGTAGCTTTTCCGCGAAATATGCCTCTCCCCAGCGCCAGTCGAT containing:
- the ppk1 gene encoding polyphosphate kinase 1; the encoded protein is MQEKRYTNRELSWLSFNARVLQEAADETVPLIERLRFLGIFSNNLDEFFKVRYATVKRIDLAGKAGKSVLGGIKASKLLEEITQIVIDQQSESLKILEDIQTKLNAHNIHIINEDQVTRNQKDYIRNFFLSKVSPALVTIILNDLKEMPSLKDSAAYLAVKMVMTEEKKNDELSQLIDKPVKEKKYVLIEIPRNIERFVVLPEEDGHQYIILLDDLIRYNLHTIFNIFQYESVTAHMIKITRDAELDLDSDLSKSFIDKISDSVKDRIKGDPVRFVYDKNIEEDTLAYLMNKMGIDSSDSIIPGGRYHNRRDYMDFPSLGRNDLQYEVREPLPIPGLILQTSLLAGIAEKDYLLYTPYQSFAYVVKFLREAALDPKVRTIKITIYRLAKISHIASSLINAVKNGKKVIVQIELRARFDEVANIRYAEQMQEEGVKLIFGVPGLKVHCKTCVIEREEDGKLKKYGFISTGNFNENTSRVYTDYTLFTADNSILKEVNKVFDFFEINYKVNKYKHLIVSPHYTRSAIYKLIQNEIDNARSGKPSGIRLKINSLSDNGVIDKLYMASKAGVKVKLIVRGICCLIPGIEGLSENIEAISIVDKFLEHPRVFIFDNGGDPKVYISSADFMTRNLDQRVEISCPIYDEDIKQELIETFDISWADSVKARNHSRGMANPYRRTDGPQVRSQFALYDYYLKKTDIQE
- a CDS encoding exopolyphosphatase, giving the protein MIKQKTYAAIDIGSNAIRLLVSTITEKEGKETNFRKTSLVRVPIRLGADVFLKQKVSEKNTARMIDAMQAFNLLMKSHGVEKYKACATSAMREAKNGDEIAQIIKEKTDIDIEIIDGSHEAAIIAATDLHAMIQNDCNYLYVDVGGGSTEYTLYSNGKTIASRSFKVGTVRMMEDLVEHHTWEEMKKWVSETTKDYPEIDLIGSGGNINNIFKTSGKKEGKPLSLKYLKDYDEKLNSYTYEERITELDLKNDRADVIIPASKIYVNSMKWARAQRIYVPKIGLADGIIKSLYHKSKRKN
- a CDS encoding tRNA-(ms[2]io[6]A)-hydroxylase yields the protein MLGLKLPTDPRWADIAAKNIEEILIDHAYCEQKAASTAISLIVTYPEYSELVTAMTALAREEMGHFKMVHDKILERGYTMGWDRKDEYVIQLRNFFPKGGSRATQLVHRLLIAGLIEARSCERFRLLSEELEDKELTEFYKNLMISEANHYTMFLKFARKYGEREVVDKKWQELLEFEAEVMKDLSKNESIHG
- a CDS encoding DNA polymerase III subunit gamma/tau produces the protein MEHFVVSARKYRPQTFKDVVGQQAITNTLANAIKNNHLAQALLFTGPRGVGKTTCARILSKMINHDGTQSPDEDFAFNIFELDAASNNSVDDIRNLIDQVRIPPQVGNYKVYIIDEVHMLSQAAFNAFLKTLEEPPRHAIFILATTEKHKIIPTILSRCQIFDFKRITVTDAKNYLSYIAEQEGVNAEDDALHIIAQKADGAMRDALSIYDRVVSFSGNDLTRKAVTENLNVLDCDTYMQVTDLILENNIPNLLVKYNDILSSGFDGHHFIAGLASHFRDLMVCKDQRTINLLEVGDQTKAKYFEQSQKTSLEFLLEAIELANSCDLKYKSSHNQRLLVELCLMQLASITFDSEKKKSGPKLVPAEEFEQSSVSMPAAKKQLVRENEHNGSSPSQSHTLPEQPEELTRVEENVANDFDEAYKASENIAEDQSTDSEIQKVEEKEETQTELTSESKKESTANPSKSSFPEIKRNKVSGLSLKSIGKKKELEEKQKAMQPVEEVMDGEFTEEDLVREWRNYTERLKKKGEKILASILESQTPVLNGTEIQLTFPNETMKLDLEREENRLMSFLKKKLLNTHIVLKISVDEATSKKYAFTPQEKYEKLKEFNPLIDKLRATFDLDV
- a CDS encoding RsmD family RNA methyltransferase, producing MRIISGKHKGRRLTAPSKLPVRPTTDVAKEALFNILNNSFHLSGISVLDLFAGTGNISFEFASRGTQTITAVDSHYDCLKFIKKTSAELDLPITTIKSDVFKYLEKAPITADIIFADPPYNLEKSDFTKITELVFEKGLLKEDGQLIIEHSKHTDLSDLDHFVEGRKYGSSVFSFFE
- a CDS encoding DUF3822 family protein; the protein is MVTNKIKNSNMKLSIQVSLNGLSFCILDQNEDRISFFKKVDFKNPLNPIKVLAKIEEEYEKEEALSQDIHEVTLLFRNSLFSLVPLELFDEEKASDYLKFNAKILKTDFIAFDKLDQEMVNVYVPYANITNYFFDKYGEFEYRHSLSVLVETLMKHSPKQEKPLVYLHSLDGSFELVIIENSKLLLANSFDYDTKEDFLYYLLFTAEQLELDPNELELILLGDISKESDEYKLTWDYIKNVSFLGPFHSFKFDTSNFPENEHSEYLLLKSF
- a CDS encoding ATP-dependent DNA helicase; amino-acid sequence: MEKITPESFLKLLLDDLGFSATHKQDVALQMLSEFVVKGGNDRLFLLKGFAGTGKTTIISTLVKNLWKIRKSGVLLAPTGRAAKVISKYSKKEAFTIHKKIYYPKKSGGGGVQFVLQPNKHKNSIFIVDEASMISDDGGNSKLFENGSLLDDLIEYVYAGQNCHLVLIGDTAQLPPVKMEMSPALEEEKLGLNYNKEVSFIELDEVVRQSKESDILHNATLIRESLQQGFYEDFKFELSENADVVRLVDGHEIMDAIQDSYTSLGHEDTSIIVRSNKRANMYNQQIRSRILFQEEEISAGDYLMVVKNNYFWLKPSSEAGFIANGDIVKVLEIFGFKELYGFRFAEVQVQMVDYPKMKPFETVIMLDTLTSNAPSLTYDESNKLYEEVKKDYTGERSKYKQFLKVKNNKYFNALQIKFSYAITCHKSQGGQWSTVFIEQPYLPNGVGKEYLRWLYTAITRAEDKLYLIGFSDDFFATN
- the kdsB gene encoding 3-deoxy-manno-octulosonate cytidylyltransferase gives rise to the protein MIKTGKNKIIAMIPARYEASRFPGKLLKDLNGKSVIRRTYEAAVNTGLFDKVYVVTDSDKIYDEIVNHGGEVIKSTKEHECGSDRIAEAVENMDVDIVVNVQGDEPFIDGNSLAKLLDVFQQPGADEIDLASLKTQLKDKEDINNPNNVKVITGQDGSALYFSRSPIPYLRDTSASITYYKHIGIYAFRKSALMDFYRLPMLPLEEAEKIECIRYLEYGKKIKMVETSVKNIGIDTPEDLEKARKIMS